Proteins from one Desulfonema limicola genomic window:
- the hypB gene encoding hydrogenase nickel incorporation protein HypB: MEIKVVKKVLGVNDTMAKQNRDMFTEKRVFVLNMMSSPGSGKTTLLEKTLIQIMPEIKTAVIVGDICTSNDADRLAVTGVPVVQVNTDEFGGDCHLAAHVIEKACENIDLDSIDLLIVENVGNLVCPAEFDIGEDARAVVLSVAEGEDKPLKYPLMFRKCDAAILNKTDLLPYLDYDSKQAVNNILQVHPEMPVFELSAKTGDGLESWIDWLKEYVRKKLQA; the protein is encoded by the coding sequence ATGGAAATTAAAGTAGTGAAAAAAGTGCTGGGCGTTAATGATACTATGGCTAAACAAAACCGGGACATGTTTACAGAAAAAAGGGTTTTTGTCCTTAATATGATGAGTTCTCCAGGTTCAGGAAAGACCACACTTCTTGAAAAAACTCTTATACAGATAATGCCTGAAATTAAAACCGCTGTAATTGTTGGTGATATATGCACATCTAATGATGCTGACCGTCTTGCTGTAACAGGAGTTCCTGTTGTTCAGGTTAATACAGATGAATTTGGCGGAGACTGTCATCTTGCAGCCCATGTTATTGAAAAAGCTTGTGAAAATATTGATCTGGATTCCATTGACCTGCTGATTGTTGAAAATGTGGGAAACCTGGTCTGTCCTGCTGAATTTGATATTGGCGAAGATGCCCGTGCAGTGGTATTAAGTGTTGCTGAGGGCGAAGATAAACCCCTTAAGTATCCCCTGATGTTTCGTAAATGTGATGCAGCAATTTTAAACAAGACTGATCTGCTTCCATATCTGGATTATGATTCAAAACAAGCAGTAAATAATATTCTCCAGGTCCACCCTGAAATGCCTGTATTTGAATTATCTGCAAAAACTGGAGATGGACTTGAAAGCTGGATAGACTGGCTTAAAGAATATGTGCGCAAAAAATTACAGGCATAA
- the hypA gene encoding hydrogenase maturation nickel metallochaperone HypA, which produces MHEMGIAMQLVEIASAAIPGDMENIQVEKVNLKLGKLSSVVPDSLRFCFEIITKETLLAGAELCIQEIEVTARCNDCNAEWTITGPAFSCEKCKSGNITIVSGQELEISSIEIADE; this is translated from the coding sequence ATGCATGAAATGGGCATAGCCATGCAACTGGTTGAGATTGCATCAGCAGCCATACCCGGGGACATGGAAAACATACAGGTAGAAAAGGTCAATCTGAAGCTGGGCAAACTTTCATCTGTTGTGCCGGACAGCCTTAGATTTTGTTTTGAAATCATAACAAAAGAAACCCTGCTTGCAGGTGCAGAGCTTTGTATTCAAGAAATTGAAGTTACTGCCAGATGTAATGACTGTAATGCAGAGTGGACAATTACAGGACCTGCTTTTAGTTGTGAAAAATGCAAAAGCGGCAATATTACTATTGTGTCAGGTCAGGAACTTGAAATATCTTCAATTGAAATTGCTGATGAATAA
- a CDS encoding ribonuclease D, with the protein MNKKKQADHQVPDYKIIDSCEHLADFAETINREKVIAVDMEADSMFHFKEKVCLIQIASKKTNVLIDPLKIKDMSHIAPVFANPGIKKIFHGADYDIRSLHRDFGIEVKNLMDTQLICRFLGCRETGLEAVLQKLLNITLDKKYQRKDWSQRPLPDEMLEYAAKDAIYLIPLAKMLEKELKARHRLSWVREECSALSKVRAASNEDEPLFLKFKGAGRLSPRNLAVLESLLKVRRTIAEKKDRPPFKIFSNSAISSIINVKPLTLKQLRADNILSLRQFNMFGAEVVKAVKDGLKTPENHLPVYPRRKAPVMPPKVPERMKRLKVWRDNMADDLVMDPALICNKALMTSIAIKNPLTIKALKDVEDIKKWQVEAFGKDIINVLKNTKDTGDFNGKQGYI; encoded by the coding sequence ATGAATAAAAAAAAACAAGCAGACCATCAGGTACCAGATTATAAAATAATAGACTCATGCGAACATCTCGCAGATTTTGCAGAAACTATAAACAGGGAAAAGGTGATTGCCGTTGATATGGAAGCTGATTCCATGTTTCATTTTAAGGAAAAGGTCTGCCTTATTCAGATTGCTTCAAAAAAAACCAATGTATTGATTGATCCTTTAAAAATAAAGGATATGTCACACATTGCTCCTGTTTTTGCAAATCCTGGGATAAAAAAGATATTTCACGGGGCAGACTATGATATAAGATCTCTGCACAGGGATTTTGGCATTGAAGTAAAAAATCTTATGGATACCCAGCTTATATGCAGATTTTTAGGATGCCGGGAAACAGGTCTGGAAGCTGTGCTTCAAAAACTGTTAAATATTACTCTTGATAAAAAATATCAGAGAAAGGACTGGTCCCAAAGGCCATTGCCTGATGAAATGCTTGAATATGCTGCCAAAGATGCCATTTATCTGATTCCCCTTGCTAAAATGCTGGAAAAAGAGCTTAAAGCAAGACATCGGCTTTCATGGGTACGTGAGGAGTGCAGTGCTTTAAGCAAGGTTCGGGCAGCTTCAAATGAGGATGAGCCTTTATTTCTAAAATTTAAGGGTGCAGGACGGTTAAGTCCAAGAAATCTTGCTGTGCTTGAAAGCCTGCTGAAGGTTCGCAGGACTATTGCAGAAAAAAAAGACCGTCCTCCTTTTAAAATTTTCAGCAATAGTGCCATATCCAGTATTATTAACGTAAAGCCCTTAACATTAAAACAATTAAGGGCTGATAATATTTTAAGTTTACGGCAGTTTAATATGTTTGGGGCAGAAGTGGTTAAAGCAGTCAAAGATGGTTTAAAAACACCGGAAAATCATCTGCCTGTATATCCGCGCAGAAAAGCCCCTGTCATGCCGCCTAAAGTGCCTGAAAGGATGAAAAGGCTAAAAGTATGGCGTGATAATATGGCAGATGATCTTGTTATGGATCCTGCTTTGATATGCAACAAAGCTCTTATGACATCTATTGCGATAAAAAATCCACTTACAATAAAGGCGCTTAAAGATGTGGAAGATATAAAAAAATGGCAGGTTGAAGCTTTTGGAAAAGACATTATAAATGTGTTAAAAAACACAAAAGATACAGGAGATTTCAATGGAAAACAGGGTTACATTTAG
- a CDS encoding UDP-glucuronic acid decarboxylase family protein produces MKTQNKRILITGGAGFLGSHLCDRLVSEGHDVLCVDNCFTGTKNNIIHLLNKPNFEFIRHDITFPLYLEVDEIYNLACPASPVHYQFDPVQTTKTSVHGAINVLGLAKRVKAKILQASTSEVYGDPEVHPQPESYWGKVNPIGPRSCYDEGKRCAETLFFDYHRQHSLKIKVVRIFNTYGPRMHPNDGRVVSNFIVQALTNQDITIYGDGSQTRSFCFVDDLIHGMCLMMNSEDEFVGPVNLGNPDEFTIHELAEKVLDLTGSKSKIIRKSLPQDDPMQRKPVITLAEEKLGWTPAVKLEQGLKHTIEYFSKILSSS; encoded by the coding sequence ATGAAAACTCAAAACAAAAGAATCTTAATAACAGGCGGGGCTGGTTTTTTAGGCTCTCATCTGTGTGATCGTCTTGTATCAGAAGGCCATGATGTATTATGCGTTGATAATTGTTTTACAGGAACTAAAAACAATATCATTCACCTTCTCAATAAACCTAATTTTGAATTTATACGCCATGATATAACCTTTCCTCTTTATCTGGAGGTAGATGAAATCTATAATCTTGCCTGCCCTGCATCACCTGTTCACTACCAGTTTGATCCTGTTCAGACAACAAAGACAAGTGTTCACGGTGCTATCAATGTTTTAGGGCTTGCAAAACGGGTAAAAGCAAAGATTTTACAGGCATCCACAAGTGAAGTTTATGGGGATCCCGAGGTTCATCCCCAGCCTGAATCCTATTGGGGAAAGGTTAATCCTATTGGCCCGAGATCATGTTATGATGAGGGAAAACGCTGTGCAGAGACCCTTTTTTTTGATTATCACCGTCAGCACAGCTTGAAAATTAAAGTTGTCAGAATATTTAATACATACGGACCCAGGATGCATCCTAATGACGGACGGGTTGTGAGCAATTTTATTGTACAGGCTCTTACAAATCAGGATATAACAATCTATGGAGATGGTTCACAGACCCGTTCCTTCTGCTTTGTTGATGACTTAATTCACGGTATGTGTCTTATGATGAATAGTGAAGATGAATTTGTCGGGCCTGTAAATCTTGGAAATCCTGATGAATTTACTATTCATGAGCTGGCTGAAAAGGTTCTTGATTTAACCGGGTCAAAGTCAAAAATAATAAGAAAATCCCTGCCTCAGGATGATCCCATGCAGCGTAAGCCTGTAATCACCCTGGCTGAGGAAAAACTTGGCTGGACTCCTGCTGTTAAACTGGAACAGGGGTTAAAACACACAATTGAATATTTTAGTAAAATATTGAGCAGTTCATGA
- a CDS encoding alginate lyase family protein, whose product MLNKIKKLKNMPREEIFFRFQEKALELYEMIRHISGRDLLDEKKWAEDICGLTYDSNFKQKLFERFVNTKADFFFTESYEKTKRCKLIKEKLEWKDWISEADDILKGNIVSLGCQMKIPSGKSWHLDPVKGKPWPEKFYKQAENAGDMKACDIKYVWEISRHQYLVVLAKAFRLTGDEKYAEKIFTILQNWIAANPYHSGVNWSSSLELAVRMISWIWALFFCKDSKFLTPDICALVLKSIYEHGRHISNHLSYYSSPYNHLTGEAAALYLTGALFPVFKESKTWKKTGWDMLEDNVEKQFHEDGMCVEQALFYHHFTLGFYLQALLLKRLHGENVSESMLNRLEKALEFSMHASRPDSRMPMIGDIDNARSLYFSGKHSWDFRGFTGIGAILFQRPDFKYISGESAEEIYWLFTDKEIHDFLMTKETRPAELSKAFYKSGYFIFRDSWTDESNYLCFDCGETACGLSEDDIPSAAHGHADALSFQLSAFGSPILTDGGFYTYSGEEEWHRYFRQEEAHNTIRCGNKRQAVYGGRFKWKQVKNPVLTSWNLSEYLEIAAGRIDYDARAFHQREVVYIKNYFWLINDLVNTEDDDNISCFFHFDPDAEIIIDEINQQITACNGDKGLIIKYFKQALIKSRKGEISPGGGWTAWGYGMKKPSYCIEMIMDAKQERIFSPLLMIPWKKSRDGISFQDYDLSQTDFSAKIFIKGNEFLVSRSDESGISVLMNGEHIS is encoded by the coding sequence ATGTTAAATAAAATCAAAAAATTAAAAAATATGCCAAGAGAAGAAATCTTTTTCCGATTCCAGGAAAAAGCCCTGGAATTATATGAAATGATACGGCATATATCAGGGCGTGATCTTTTGGATGAAAAAAAATGGGCTGAAGATATCTGCGGTTTAACATATGATAGTAATTTTAAACAAAAGCTCTTTGAAAGATTTGTGAACACAAAAGCGGATTTTTTTTTTACTGAAAGTTATGAAAAAACAAAGCGCTGCAAACTTATAAAGGAAAAATTAGAGTGGAAAGACTGGATTTCAGAAGCCGATGATATTCTCAAGGGAAATATTGTATCTTTAGGCTGTCAAATGAAAATTCCATCAGGGAAATCATGGCATCTTGATCCGGTCAAAGGAAAACCCTGGCCGGAAAAATTTTATAAGCAGGCTGAAAATGCAGGGGACATGAAAGCATGTGATATTAAATATGTTTGGGAAATCAGCCGTCATCAATATCTTGTTGTACTTGCCAAAGCCTTCCGCCTGACCGGTGATGAAAAATATGCGGAAAAAATATTTACCATTCTCCAGAACTGGATTGCAGCAAATCCTTATCATTCGGGCGTAAACTGGTCAAGCTCTCTTGAGCTTGCAGTAAGGATGATTTCTTGGATATGGGCATTATTTTTCTGCAAGGATTCAAAATTCTTAACTCCTGATATATGTGCACTTGTCTTAAAATCAATTTATGAACACGGCAGGCATATTTCAAATCATCTTTCTTATTATTCAAGCCCTTATAATCATTTAACCGGCGAAGCCGCCGCTCTTTATCTCACAGGAGCATTATTTCCAGTTTTCAAGGAAAGTAAAACATGGAAGAAAACAGGGTGGGATATGCTGGAAGATAATGTTGAAAAACAATTCCATGAAGATGGAATGTGTGTTGAGCAGGCTTTATTTTATCATCATTTTACCCTGGGTTTTTATCTTCAGGCCCTACTGCTGAAAAGGCTGCATGGGGAAAATGTATCAGAAAGCATGTTAAACAGGCTGGAAAAAGCTCTTGAATTTTCCATGCACGCAAGCAGGCCGGACAGCAGAATGCCCATGATAGGCGATATTGACAATGCCAGGTCTTTGTATTTCAGCGGGAAACATTCATGGGATTTCCGGGGATTTACGGGAATCGGGGCAATACTTTTTCAAAGGCCTGATTTTAAATATATTTCAGGGGAATCAGCGGAAGAAATATACTGGCTTTTCACTGATAAAGAAATTCATGATTTTCTCATGACAAAAGAAACCCGGCCTGCAGAACTTTCCAAAGCCTTTTATAAAAGCGGCTATTTTATATTCAGGGATTCATGGACAGATGAATCAAATTATCTATGTTTTGACTGCGGGGAAACTGCCTGCGGTTTAAGTGAAGACGATATTCCTTCCGCTGCCCATGGGCACGCCGATGCCTTGTCCTTTCAACTTTCCGCTTTCGGCAGTCCCATTCTTACAGACGGAGGTTTTTATACATATTCAGGTGAAGAGGAATGGCACAGGTATTTCAGACAGGAAGAAGCTCATAATACTATAAGATGCGGAAATAAAAGGCAGGCTGTTTATGGAGGCAGGTTTAAATGGAAGCAGGTAAAAAATCCGGTTTTGACTTCCTGGAATTTATCTGAATATCTTGAAATCGCGGCAGGACGTATTGATTACGATGCAAGGGCGTTTCATCAAAGGGAAGTTGTTTATATTAAAAATTATTTCTGGCTTATAAATGATTTAGTAAATACAGAAGATGATGATAACATAAGCTGTTTTTTTCATTTTGATCCAGATGCAGAGATTATTATTGACGAGATTAATCAGCAGATTACAGCCTGCAATGGAGACAAGGGACTTATTATAAAATATTTTAAGCAGGCTTTAATAAAAAGCAGAAAAGGGGAAATATCACCAGGCGGCGGCTGGACAGCCTGGGGATATGGAATGAAAAAGCCTTCATACTGCATTGAAATGATTATGGATGCAAAACAGGAGCGGATATTTTCACCTTTATTAATGATACCCTGGAAAAAAAGCCGTGATGGAATAAGTTTTCAGGATTATGATTTAAGTCAAACAGATTTTTCAGCAAAGATTTTTATAAAAGGGAATGAATTTCTTGTCAGCCGTTCTGATGAATCTGGTATTTCCGTGTTGATGAATGGGGAACATATATCATAA
- a CDS encoding nucleotide sugar dehydrogenase yields the protein MEKREFDKKILCIGAGYVGGPTMAVIAHKCPQYKVTIVDINANRIAQWNSDKLPIYEPGLDDVVKAARGKNLFFDTDVKKGIEESDIIFVSVNTPTKTFGAGAGMAADLQYWEKTAREIREYSQSPKIIVEKSTLPVKTAQAMKRILMAGDNPGQFEVLSNPEFLAEGTAISDLENPDRVLIGSMETKSGLKARQELVDVYKNWVPENKIITTNLWSSELSKLVSNAFLAQKISSINAISALCEKTDANISEVAGAVGMDSRLGNKFLNASVGFGGSCFKKDILNLVYLCRYYGLDTVADYWEGVLKINDYQKERFVMNMLGNMFNTLAGKKICILGFAFKANTGDTRESPAIYVARRLLEERAVVNISDPQALENAENDLKDAEGSIFFIKNPYEAAKGCDAIAVMTEWDIYKSLDYENIYKSMSKPAFLFDGRNILHHNKMYEIGFNVFPIGKASLTHFSNE from the coding sequence ATGGAAAAAAGAGAATTTGATAAGAAAATTTTATGTATTGGTGCTGGATATGTCGGGGGGCCTACTATGGCGGTTATTGCCCATAAATGCCCCCAATACAAGGTTACAATTGTGGACATTAATGCAAATCGGATTGCCCAGTGGAATTCTGATAAACTGCCCATATATGAACCTGGACTTGATGATGTAGTAAAAGCTGCACGGGGAAAAAATCTGTTTTTTGACACAGATGTAAAAAAGGGAATAGAAGAATCTGATATTATTTTTGTAAGTGTAAATACACCAACAAAAACCTTTGGAGCAGGAGCCGGGATGGCGGCAGATCTTCAATACTGGGAAAAAACAGCGCGGGAAATCAGGGAATATTCACAATCTCCTAAAATAATCGTGGAAAAGAGTACTCTTCCTGTGAAAACAGCCCAGGCAATGAAACGAATTCTCATGGCAGGAGATAATCCAGGCCAGTTTGAGGTATTGTCCAACCCTGAATTTCTTGCTGAAGGGACTGCAATTTCAGATCTTGAAAATCCTGACAGGGTACTCATAGGCTCAATGGAAACAAAAAGCGGACTGAAAGCAAGGCAGGAGCTTGTTGATGTTTATAAAAACTGGGTTCCTGAAAATAAGATTATTACCACAAACCTATGGAGCAGCGAACTTTCCAAGCTTGTATCAAACGCATTTCTTGCTCAAAAAATATCTTCCATTAATGCAATATCAGCACTTTGTGAAAAAACCGATGCAAATATCAGCGAGGTTGCCGGAGCTGTGGGCATGGACAGCCGTCTTGGAAATAAATTCTTAAATGCCAGTGTGGGATTTGGAGGGTCATGCTTTAAAAAAGATATATTAAACCTGGTTTATCTTTGCAGATATTATGGACTGGATACTGTTGCTGACTACTGGGAAGGTGTTTTAAAAATCAATGACTATCAAAAAGAACGATTTGTCATGAACATGCTGGGAAATATGTTCAATACCCTTGCTGGCAAGAAAATATGTATCCTGGGTTTTGCATTTAAGGCAAATACAGGGGATACAAGAGAAAGCCCGGCTATTTATGTAGCCAGGAGGTTATTGGAAGAAAGGGCAGTGGTAAACATAAGCGATCCCCAGGCACTGGAAAATGCTGAAAATGATTTAAAAGATGCAGAAGGCAGTATTTTTTTTATTAAAAACCCTTATGAAGCAGCAAAAGGATGTGATGCCATTGCAGTAATGACAGAATGGGATATTTATAAATCCCTTGATTATGAAAATATATATAAATCAATGAGTAAGCCTGCGTTTCTTTTTGACGGCAGAAATATTTTGCATCATAATAAAATGTATGAAATCGGGTTTAATGTATTTCCAATTGGAAAAGCTTCTTTGACTCATTTTTCAAATGAATGA
- a CDS encoding alpha/beta hydrolase: MENRVTFRSGEYKIEGLFGKINQESGVVITHPHPLYGGEMYNYIVEAIVNAYQKKGFSTLRFNFRGVGKSQGQQDDISGNQEDVKAAVSYMANTGIKNISLAGYSFGAWINAHIDCDTAGISQMVMVSPPVNFLKFDNISSIPCLKLVVCGDKDEFAQEELVKKMTSGWNPEAKVEIIPNTDHFYGLSLRNLEIILENFLGAERSTSSQF, encoded by the coding sequence ATGGAAAACAGGGTTACATTTAGATCCGGAGAGTATAAGATAGAAGGGCTGTTTGGTAAAATCAACCAGGAAAGCGGTGTTGTTATTACCCATCCACATCCTCTTTATGGGGGTGAAATGTATAACTATATTGTTGAAGCTATTGTTAATGCATATCAGAAAAAGGGATTTTCAACCCTGAGATTTAATTTCAGGGGAGTGGGAAAAAGCCAGGGGCAGCAGGATGACATCTCTGGAAATCAGGAAGATGTTAAAGCAGCAGTTTCTTATATGGCTAATACAGGAATCAAAAATATCAGTCTGGCTGGATATTCTTTTGGAGCCTGGATCAATGCTCATATTGATTGTGATACAGCAGGCATCAGCCAGATGGTTATGGTTTCACCTCCTGTTAATTTTCTCAAATTTGATAATATTTCTTCCATACCATGTCTTAAACTTGTGGTTTGCGGGGATAAGGATGAATTTGCCCAGGAAGAACTTGTTAAAAAAATGACATCCGGGTGGAATCCAGAAGCAAAGGTTGAAATCATCCCTAATACAGATCACTTTTACGGGCTGAGTCTTAGAAATCTTGAGATAATCCTGGAGAATTTTCTTGGTGCAGAGCGCAGCACTTCTTCCCAGTTTTAA
- a CDS encoding Fe-Mn family superoxide dismutase translates to MERRDFLKYSAGLGALALLNFSAIGCIGKSKTGQSISLAKLPYAENALEPYISAKTVSFHYGKHHTGYVNNINNLIPGTAFAKMSLKDIIIKTKGQADYAGIFNNAAQVYNHTFYWDSMKPGGGGIPEGRIGEKIKASFGSYEKFAHAFTEAAGSQFGSGWAWLVKNQEGLEIIKTANADTPIAHGITPIIVIDVWEHAYYLDYQNKRGDYIKTWLEHLVNWDFAEKNLG, encoded by the coding sequence ATGGAACGCAGAGATTTTTTAAAATATTCGGCAGGTCTGGGTGCATTGGCTTTATTAAATTTTTCAGCAATAGGCTGTATTGGCAAGTCCAAAACAGGTCAATCCATTAGTCTGGCAAAACTGCCCTATGCTGAAAATGCTCTGGAGCCTTATATCTCAGCAAAAACTGTCAGTTTTCACTATGGAAAACATCATACAGGCTATGTAAACAATATAAATAACCTTATTCCTGGAACTGCTTTTGCAAAAATGTCTCTTAAAGATATAATTATTAAAACCAAAGGTCAGGCAGATTATGCAGGTATTTTTAATAATGCAGCCCAGGTTTATAATCACACTTTTTACTGGGACAGCATGAAACCAGGAGGAGGTGGAATACCAGAAGGCAGGATAGGTGAAAAAATAAAAGCTTCTTTTGGCAGTTATGAAAAATTTGCACACGCATTTACTGAAGCTGCAGGCTCTCAATTTGGCAGCGGCTGGGCATGGCTGGTTAAAAACCAGGAAGGACTGGAAATTATCAAAACAGCAAATGCAGATACACCAATAGCTCATGGAATCACACCGATTATTGTGATTGATGTCTGGGAACATGCTTATTATCTGGATTATCAGAATAAAAGAGGTGATTATATAAAAACCTGGCTTGAACATCTTGTAAACTGGGATTTTGCTGAAAAAAATCTGGGATAA
- a CDS encoding glycosyltransferase — translation MNKTSMKKVKILEIGPYPPPDSGWSVRIKYLKNDMIKNGYECRALNIGKYRKLVSSEYIDVQNGFDYIRKILKFRLRGFHLHMHMNAQAVKGPVLSLIALIISIITFDRASLTFHGGIEQLFFPKKNANNMYFIIYLNFLLSRLIICNNEAVRQEIIHYGQCIKASKIHPIPAFSIQYLEYKEIVLSEEIETFIKTKKHIILSYIALRNGFHIETLIKYLEKIPDDTGIILTGIGEIEDEEISGYYSLLNDMKNQGSILMIENLTHDQFMTLLKKSDIYLRTPVSDGVASSVLEAMTQNVPVVASENGKRPKSVITYKADDAEDMKNKINYVLSNLDEIKKALPKPFIRDTVKDEIKLLMSL, via the coding sequence ATGAATAAAACCAGTATGAAAAAAGTAAAGATTCTTGAAATAGGCCCATATCCTCCTCCAGACAGCGGCTGGAGTGTGAGAATTAAATATTTAAAAAATGATATGATAAAAAATGGATATGAATGCAGGGCATTAAATATTGGTAAATATAGAAAACTTGTTAGCAGTGAATATATAGATGTTCAGAATGGATTTGATTATATCAGGAAAATTTTAAAATTCAGGCTTCGAGGTTTTCATTTGCATATGCATATGAATGCACAGGCTGTTAAAGGTCCTGTTTTATCTTTAATTGCTTTAATTATATCCATAATTACTTTTGACAGGGCATCTCTTACCTTTCACGGTGGAATAGAGCAGTTATTTTTTCCTAAAAAAAATGCAAACAACATGTATTTTATAATTTATCTTAATTTTCTGTTATCCAGGCTGATTATATGTAATAACGAAGCAGTCCGGCAGGAAATTATCCACTATGGTCAGTGTATTAAAGCCAGCAAGATACATCCCATACCTGCATTCAGCATACAATATCTTGAATATAAAGAAATTGTTTTGTCTGAAGAGATAGAAACCTTTATAAAAACAAAAAAGCATATTATTCTCAGCTATATAGCTCTTCGCAATGGATTTCATATTGAAACTCTCATAAAATACCTGGAAAAAATTCCTGATGATACAGGTATTATTTTAACCGGTATCGGGGAAATAGAGGATGAGGAAATATCAGGTTATTACAGCCTGTTGAATGACATGAAAAATCAAGGCAGTATTTTAATGATTGAGAATCTGACCCATGACCAGTTTATGACCCTGCTCAAAAAAAGTGATATTTATTTGCGCACACCTGTTTCAGACGGGGTGGCTTCATCAGTTCTTGAAGCCATGACACAAAATGTTCCTGTTGTTGCCAGCGAAAATGGAAAACGTCCCAAAAGTGTTATCACATATAAGGCTGATGATGCAGAGGATATGAAAAATAAAATAAACTATGTTTTAAGTAACCTTGATGAAATTAAAAAAGCATTACCCAAACCTTTTATTCGCGATACTGTAAAAGATGAAATAAAACTGCTCATGAGTTTATAA
- a CDS encoding cyclic nucleotide-binding domain-containing protein: protein MTEIIKGHKNLLNNDLLDILALNPLFSTLDNCELEQIITHLNIVKLKKGEILFREGDKGNYACFLVSGEMDIVKDSVYGYVNVLASLNKGQSIGEMSIIDNTSRYATLLARTEASIITLTQADFNLILEKYTKTGIKILKGIARLLSINMQKVSGRLSDYMQPLH, encoded by the coding sequence GTGACAGAAATAATAAAAGGCCATAAAAACCTTCTTAACAATGATCTTTTAGATATCCTTGCCTTAAATCCCCTTTTTAGTACCCTGGATAATTGTGAACTTGAGCAGATTATTACTCATTTAAATATTGTCAAACTTAAAAAAGGGGAGATACTTTTCAGGGAAGGAGATAAAGGCAATTATGCCTGTTTTTTAGTTTCAGGAGAAATGGATATTGTCAAAGACAGTGTTTATGGTTATGTTAATGTACTGGCATCTTTGAATAAAGGACAATCTATTGGTGAAATGTCAATTATAGACAATACCAGCAGATATGCAACATTACTGGCTCGTACAGAAGCATCAATTATTACTTTAACACAAGCAGATTTTAATCTGATATTAGAAAAATACACTAAAACAGGTATTAAGATACTGAAAGGCATTGCAAGATTATTAAGTATTAATATGCAGAAAGTATCAGGACGGCTTTCAGATTATATGCAGCCGCTTCATTAA
- a CDS encoding DNA-methyltransferase has translation MSKPIKLSYPDNFLNQFICGNTIDVMKQIPDGAVDLVVTSPPYNLKNSTGNGMKNGRGGKWANAALINGYSHYDDNMPHEKYVEWQRECLGEMVRLIPDDGAIFYNHKWRVQAGLLQDRYDIISGFPVRQIIIWKRKGGINFNSGYFLPTYEVIYLITKPKFKLAKKANAYGDVWEFGQESKNKHPAPFPEELIERIISSTDANIILDPFMGSGTTAVAAKKLGRKFIGIDISPEYCQMAKDRLSNIL, from the coding sequence ATGAGTAAACCAATAAAGCTGAGTTATCCCGACAATTTCCTGAATCAGTTTATTTGTGGAAACACAATTGATGTAATGAAACAGATTCCTGATGGGGCTGTTGATCTGGTTGTTACTTCTCCACCCTACAATCTAAAAAATTCGACAGGCAATGGAATGAAAAACGGCAGAGGCGGTAAGTGGGCGAATGCAGCACTAATCAATGGATATTCACATTATGATGACAATATGCCTCATGAAAAATATGTTGAATGGCAAAGGGAATGCCTTGGCGAAATGGTAAGACTTATTCCTGATGATGGTGCTATTTTTTATAATCATAAATGGCGTGTTCAAGCTGGGTTATTACAAGACCGGTATGATATTATTTCTGGTTTTCCTGTACGGCAAATAATTATTTGGAAAAGAAAAGGAGGAATAAATTTCAATTCAGGATATTTTTTACCAACTTATGAGGTTATTTATCTAATCACAAAACCTAAATTCAAATTGGCAAAAAAGGCTAATGCTTATGGTGATGTATGGGAATTTGGTCAAGAAAGTAAGAATAAGCACCCTGCGCCATTTCCTGAAGAATTAATTGAAAGAATTATATCATCAACTGATGCAAATATTATTCTGGATCCATTTATGGGATCTGGAACAACTGCTGTTGCAGCAAAAAAACTTGGCAGAAAGTTTATAGGAATAGACATTTCACCTGAGTATTGCCAAATGGCAAAGGATCGTCTATCAAACATCCTTTGA